From Candidatus Pedobacter colombiensis, one genomic window encodes:
- a CDS encoding class I SAM-dependent methyltransferase — translation MDVFGEALKDQFIKPPAETLWVHNSYDEPEEMPVDIYFRDEQEMPDLELKALDLCKGKVLDVGAGVGSHALVLQKRGFDITGMDISAAAVTIMKQRGLKQAMEGNILAYKIPEGDKKYDTLLFMMNGIGLTGSLPGLKAFLKHVKSLINKDGQLVFDSSDLSYLYLEIPFPENGYFGEVSFRYEYKSVKGNWFKWIYVDQKTLIDIAKQTGWHTEIIFEDDSDQYLARLTLAK, via the coding sequence ATGGATGTTTTTGGAGAAGCTTTAAAAGATCAGTTTATAAAACCACCGGCAGAAACCTTATGGGTGCATAATTCTTATGACGAACCGGAGGAAATGCCAGTTGACATTTACTTCAGAGACGAGCAGGAAATGCCTGATCTTGAGCTTAAGGCACTGGATCTTTGCAAAGGCAAAGTGCTGGATGTAGGTGCCGGCGTAGGCAGCCATGCTTTAGTGCTCCAAAAAAGAGGATTTGATATTACAGGTATGGACATCTCCGCAGCAGCGGTAACCATAATGAAACAACGTGGGCTGAAACAAGCCATGGAAGGAAATATCCTGGCTTATAAAATTCCTGAGGGGGATAAGAAATATGACACCCTTTTGTTTATGATGAACGGGATCGGCCTTACAGGATCGCTTCCCGGACTGAAAGCCTTTTTAAAACATGTCAAAAGCTTAATCAATAAAGATGGTCAGTTGGTTTTCGATAGTTCCGACCTGTCGTATTTGTATCTGGAAATCCCATTTCCTGAAAACGGATACTTTGGCGAAGTCAGCTTTAGGTATGAATACAAAAGTGTAAAAGGCAATTGGTTTAAGTGGATCTATGTAGATCAGAAGACACTTATTGATATTGCCAAACAAACAGGGTGGCATACTGAGATCATCTTCGAAGACGATTCAGATCAATATTTGGCAAGACTAACGCTTGCCAAATAA
- a CDS encoding MBL fold metallo-hydrolase produces MKIAFHGAARAVTGSKHLVTLNNGTKILLDCGLFQGMGDITEQLNESFGFNPAKVTYLILSHAHIDHCGLLPRLVAEGFSGTIYCTSATKDLAAILMLDSAKIQMQDAEYANKKNRHPENPVVPLYTDKDVHQTISQFKTIPYNQDFDIDSNVMVRLTDAGHIVGSAAVHLRINEDDKETRITFSGDVGRYGDLLLKSPHTFPQADYILIESTYGDSLHTEVAPIENLLLEIITQTCLEKKGKIVIPAFSVGRTQELLYALNSLELKGQLPNIPYYVDSPLSMEATQVLKNHPEVYNNGVKEVLKVDHDIFDFKGLRFIESVEESKALNDDPQPCVIISSSGMAEGGRVRHHIKNNISDQKNTILMVGYASPGSLAGRLMAGQKRVWLFGQDYDVIAEVRSIKSMSAHGDYEDLLKFLSVQNPAKVKQLFLVHGEYDVQLKFAERVRNAGFKNVSIPEYHQEFEL; encoded by the coding sequence ATGAAGATTGCATTTCATGGGGCAGCGCGTGCTGTAACGGGTAGTAAACACCTGGTCACTTTAAATAACGGAACTAAAATATTATTGGACTGCGGCCTTTTTCAGGGTATGGGCGATATAACCGAACAGCTAAATGAATCTTTCGGATTTAACCCGGCTAAAGTTACTTACCTCATTTTGTCGCACGCACATATAGACCATTGCGGACTGCTACCTCGTTTGGTAGCCGAAGGTTTTAGTGGCACCATTTATTGCACATCTGCTACAAAAGACCTGGCCGCAATCCTAATGCTCGATTCGGCAAAGATCCAGATGCAGGATGCAGAGTACGCAAACAAAAAAAACAGGCACCCGGAAAACCCGGTAGTACCACTGTATACAGACAAGGATGTCCACCAAACTATTAGCCAGTTCAAAACCATACCTTACAATCAGGATTTTGACATCGATTCCAATGTTATGGTTAGGCTTACCGATGCTGGCCACATTGTAGGTAGTGCAGCTGTACATTTACGGATCAACGAAGACGATAAAGAAACCCGCATTACTTTTAGTGGAGATGTAGGCCGTTATGGTGACTTGCTGTTAAAAAGTCCTCATACCTTTCCACAGGCCGACTACATCCTTATAGAATCTACTTATGGCGATTCCTTGCATACCGAGGTTGCCCCTATCGAAAACCTATTGTTGGAGATCATTACGCAGACTTGCTTAGAAAAGAAAGGCAAAATTGTCATCCCGGCATTTAGCGTTGGTCGCACGCAGGAGTTACTATATGCCCTAAACTCGCTCGAATTAAAAGGTCAACTACCCAATATCCCTTATTATGTGGATAGCCCGCTTTCTATGGAGGCAACTCAAGTACTAAAAAACCACCCAGAGGTATACAACAATGGAGTTAAAGAGGTGCTGAAGGTAGACCATGACATCTTCGACTTTAAAGGCTTAAGATTTATTGAAAGCGTAGAGGAGTCCAAAGCGCTAAATGACGATCCGCAGCCTTGTGTGATTATATCTTCATCCGGCATGGCCGAGGGTGGACGAGTAAGACATCACATTAAAAACAATATCAGTGATCAAAAAAACACCATTCTAATGGTGGGATATGCCAGTCCCGGCTCCCTTGCCGGCCGCTTAATGGCCGGACAAAAAAGAGTTTGGCTGTTTGGACAGGATTATGATGTAATTGCTGAGGTTAGATCTATTAAATCCATGAGCGCACATGGCGATTATGAAGATTTATTAAAGTTTCTTTCCGTGCAGAACCCGGCAAAGGTTAAACAGTTATTTCTGGTTCACGGTGAGTACGATGTGCAGCTGAAATTTGCTGAAAGGGTACGCAATGCAGGTTTTAAAAACGTTTCTATTCCGGAATATCATCAAGAGTTTGAGTTGTAA
- the tsf gene encoding translation elongation factor Ts encodes MSTVQISAADVNKLRQQTGAGMMDCKKALIEANGDFEAAVDYLRKKGAKVAASRQDRDSNEGVVIAKATADGKRGVVVELNCETDFVAKNADFVALANKFTDLAIDSNPASLEELLALEIDGQKVSDIIVENTGKIGEKIGISKFETVTGEKVVPYIHGNYRLGVLVALNQAGEGVEEAGKDVAMQIAAMSPVALDKGDVDATTIERETEIAKEQIRAEGKPEEMVEKIAAGKLNKFYKDSTLLNQEFVKDSSKDVRKFLNDVSNGLTVVAFKRVQLGA; translated from the coding sequence ATGTCTACAGTACAAATTTCTGCAGCTGATGTAAACAAATTGCGCCAACAAACTGGTGCTGGTATGATGGACTGCAAAAAAGCGTTAATCGAAGCTAATGGTGATTTCGAAGCTGCGGTTGATTATTTACGTAAAAAAGGTGCTAAAGTAGCGGCTTCTCGTCAGGATCGTGATTCTAACGAGGGTGTTGTTATTGCTAAGGCTACTGCTGATGGCAAACGTGGTGTAGTGGTTGAATTAAACTGCGAGACTGACTTTGTGGCTAAAAATGCTGATTTCGTTGCTTTGGCTAACAAATTTACTGATTTAGCTATCGATAGCAATCCTGCTTCATTAGAAGAACTTTTAGCTCTTGAAATTGACGGACAAAAAGTTTCTGATATCATCGTTGAGAACACTGGTAAAATCGGTGAGAAAATCGGTATCTCTAAATTCGAAACTGTTACAGGTGAAAAAGTTGTTCCTTATATCCACGGTAACTACCGTTTAGGTGTTTTGGTTGCTTTAAACCAAGCTGGTGAAGGTGTTGAAGAAGCTGGTAAAGACGTTGCTATGCAAATCGCTGCAATGAGCCCGGTTGCTTTAGATAAAGGTGATGTTGACGCTACAACTATTGAGCGTGAAACTGAAATCGCTAAAGAACAAATCCGCGCTGAAGGTAAACCAGAAGAAATGGTTGAGAAAATTGCTGCTGGTAAATTGAATAAATTCTACAAAGACAGTACTTTATTAAACCAGGAGTTTGTTAAAGATTCGTCTAAAGATGTACGTAAATTCTTAAATGATGTTTCTAACGGTTTAACTGTTGTTGCATTCAAACGCGTACAATTAGGAGCTTAA
- the pepT gene encoding peptidase T, translating into MLKYINKNKSLQNRFIKYVQIDTQSDPQSPTVPSTEKQKNLGKVLVAELLEIGVADAHLDEYGYVYATIPANTDKKVPVICFCSHMDTSPDCSGYNVKPIIHENYQGQDLVLPDDNSVVLKMKEHHDLKDQIGNDIITASGTTLLGADNKAGLAEIMEAAAFLMQNPEFKHGTIKILFTPDEEIGRGVDKVDLEKLGADFGYTIDGETLGSIEDETFSADGAVLTIKGVSAHPGFAKGKMESAIKILSDVISSLPADCLSPESTELKEGFIHPVTIGGNVEQAEARFILRAFNDEELAANGELLDATVQNIIEDFPNASYELKITQQYRNMKQVLDKHPQIIEIGIEAIKRAGITPKQQSIRGGTDGSRLSFMGLPCPNIFAGEHAFHGKQEWASVQDMEKAVETIVNIAAIWEEKA; encoded by the coding sequence ATGCTAAAATATATAAATAAAAACAAATCCCTTCAAAACAGGTTCATAAAATACGTGCAGATCGATACACAATCAGATCCACAATCCCCAACTGTTCCTTCAACAGAAAAGCAAAAGAATTTAGGTAAGGTTCTGGTTGCTGAATTGCTTGAAATTGGCGTTGCTGATGCACATTTAGATGAGTACGGTTACGTATATGCAACCATTCCCGCCAATACAGATAAGAAAGTTCCGGTAATTTGTTTCTGCTCGCACATGGATACTTCTCCTGATTGTAGTGGCTATAATGTAAAGCCGATTATTCATGAGAACTACCAGGGACAGGATTTAGTGCTGCCGGATGACAATTCTGTAGTCTTAAAAATGAAAGAACACCACGATCTGAAAGACCAGATTGGAAATGATATCATCACTGCAAGTGGTACAACTTTGCTTGGCGCTGATAATAAAGCGGGATTGGCCGAGATTATGGAAGCGGCAGCGTTTTTAATGCAGAATCCTGAATTTAAGCATGGAACAATCAAAATCTTATTTACTCCGGATGAGGAAATTGGTCGTGGTGTAGATAAAGTGGATCTGGAAAAGTTAGGTGCTGATTTTGGTTATACCATTGATGGTGAAACATTAGGGTCTATTGAAGATGAAACTTTCTCGGCAGATGGTGCAGTATTGACCATTAAAGGTGTAAGTGCACACCCTGGTTTTGCTAAAGGTAAAATGGAAAGTGCGATTAAGATATTATCAGACGTGATCAGTTCGTTGCCTGCAGACTGTCTTTCGCCCGAATCAACAGAATTAAAAGAAGGTTTTATTCACCCGGTAACTATCGGTGGAAATGTAGAGCAGGCCGAGGCCCGTTTTATCCTTCGTGCATTTAATGATGAAGAATTGGCCGCCAATGGCGAATTGTTGGATGCTACCGTGCAAAATATTATAGAAGATTTTCCTAATGCTTCTTACGAATTGAAGATCACCCAACAATACCGTAATATGAAACAGGTGTTGGATAAGCATCCTCAAATTATAGAGATCGGTATTGAAGCTATAAAACGTGCAGGAATTACACCTAAGCAACAAAGCATCAGAGGAGGTACCGATGGATCTCGTCTGTCATTTATGGGCTTGCCTTGTCCCAACATCTTTGCCGGAGAGCATGCTTTCCACGGTAAGCAAGAGTGGGCATCTGTACAGGATATGGAAAAAGCGGTCGAAACGATCGTGAATATCGCTGCCATCTGGGAAGAGAAAGCGTAA
- a CDS encoding outer membrane beta-barrel protein, with protein sequence MKPILTSLMALLLCLNANAQSNFYKMTIGAGAGATQSFADLAKHDYGFAGYGAFDYLFTPFVSLGLEGQMGEINGGDVNTDPNNRQFINSYKAFAINGKISLGALINYQRNSFANAIKGLYVGAGAGVVMNKMRFVVREKPDGSGYIFPGKDSSNDLLIPLNVGIAFNFMDRYGYSKYGINFNYQTNITLGEGLDGYDDSPLKFKSGNPDIYTYFSIGLKYHFGSVGLSTKTLY encoded by the coding sequence TTGAAACCAATTTTAACATCGTTAATGGCACTCTTACTTTGTTTAAATGCCAACGCACAATCCAATTTTTATAAAATGACAATAGGCGCCGGGGCCGGGGCTACACAATCTTTCGCAGATTTAGCCAAGCATGACTATGGTTTTGCCGGCTATGGCGCATTTGATTATCTCTTCACTCCTTTTGTGAGCCTTGGGTTAGAGGGACAAATGGGTGAGATCAATGGTGGAGATGTTAACACCGACCCCAATAACCGCCAGTTTATAAACAGCTATAAAGCCTTTGCAATTAATGGGAAGATCTCTCTTGGCGCATTGATTAACTACCAGCGTAACAGTTTCGCCAATGCTATAAAAGGCCTTTATGTTGGTGCGGGCGCAGGGGTAGTGATGAACAAGATGCGTTTTGTGGTTAGAGAAAAACCGGATGGCTCAGGATATATCTTTCCAGGAAAGGATAGTTCCAACGACCTGTTGATTCCGCTAAACGTGGGTATCGCCTTTAACTTTATGGATAGGTATGGATATTCCAAATATGGCATCAATTTTAATTATCAGACCAATATTACGTTGGGCGAAGGTTTGGATGGATATGATGACTCTCCTTTAAAATTTAAAAGCGGTAACCCCGATATTTATACCTACTTTTCGATCGGCCTGAAGTACCATTTCGGATCTGTAGGACTTTCTACAAAAACACTATATTAA
- a CDS encoding YtxH domain-containing protein, giving the protein MTKETKIIAGVLAGAALGAAIALILSTDKGEDVKDKISDWFCDILDASKEKLADVTDHVKDTISKVRA; this is encoded by the coding sequence ATGACTAAAGAAACTAAAATAATCGCAGGGGTATTGGCCGGGGCTGCTTTAGGCGCTGCAATCGCTTTAATCTTATCAACAGATAAAGGTGAAGATGTAAAAGATAAAATATCGGATTGGTTTTGTGACATTTTAGATGCTTCTAAAGAAAAACTGGCTGATGTAACAGATCACGTAAAAGACACTATTTCAAAAGTAAGAGCCTAA
- the rpsI gene encoding 30S ribosomal protein S9, whose product MSVTNTSGRRKTAVARIYLKEGNGTITVNGKDHKEYFPTLPLQYIVNQSFTVSELVGQYDVTVNVAGGGVKGQAEAVRLAIAKAIVELDAEKKPALRAKGLMTRDMRMVERKKPGRKKARKKFQFSKR is encoded by the coding sequence ATGTCAGTTACTAACACTTCAGGAAGAAGAAAAACTGCAGTTGCTCGTATCTATTTAAAAGAAGGCAACGGCACAATTACCGTAAACGGTAAAGATCATAAAGAATATTTCCCAACATTGCCTTTACAATACATCGTTAACCAATCGTTCACAGTTTCTGAACTAGTTGGTCAGTATGATGTAACTGTAAATGTTGCCGGTGGTGGCGTAAAAGGTCAGGCAGAAGCTGTTCGTTTAGCTATTGCTAAAGCTATTGTTGAATTAGATGCTGAGAAAAAACCAGCATTACGCGCTAAAGGGTTAATGACCCGTGATATGCGTATGGTTGAACGTAAGAAACCAGGACGCAAGAAAGCACGTAAGAAATTCCAATTCAGTAAACGTTAA
- the rplM gene encoding 50S ribosomal protein L13 — translation MNTLSYKTVSANAKTVNKQWVVVDAEGEILGRLSSKIAMIIRGKNKPEYTPHVDCGDNVIVINADKIKLTGNKLNDKVYISYTGYPGGQRFISPKELMAKHPKRVIEKAVRGMLPKTKLGAKLYTNLFVYAGAEHPHAAQSPKTIKL, via the coding sequence GTGAATACGTTAAGTTACAAAACTGTCTCTGCCAATGCAAAAACTGTTAACAAACAGTGGGTTGTTGTGGATGCTGAAGGCGAGATTTTGGGGCGCTTGTCATCGAAGATTGCTATGATCATCCGTGGTAAAAACAAGCCTGAGTATACCCCACACGTAGACTGCGGTGATAACGTTATCGTTATCAATGCAGACAAGATCAAGTTGACCGGAAATAAACTGAATGATAAAGTTTATATCTCTTACACTGGTTATCCAGGTGGTCAGCGTTTCATTTCTCCGAAAGAGTTAATGGCGAAACATCCTAAGCGTGTTATCGAGAAAGCCGTTCGTGGTATGTTACCTAAAACAAAACTTGGTGCTAAACTTTACACCAATCTTTTTGTTTATGCAGGTGCAGAACATCCTCATGCAGCGCAATCACCAAAAACCATTAAACTTTAA
- the rpsB gene encoding 30S ribosomal protein S2 has product MARTTYQDLLDAGVHFGHLTRKWNPKMAPYIFMERNGIHIIDLNKTLTKTEEAASAIKQIVKSGRKILFVATKKQAKEIVADQAKKVNMPYVTERWLGGMLTNFATVRKSIKKMVTIDKMTKDGTYSILSKKERLMIQRERIKLESLLGGIADLNRLPAAIFLIDVKKEHIAVSEALKLNIPTFAMVDTNSDPSNIDFPIPANDDATKSISLITDVIIKAIEEGLDERKREKDEETEKEAVAAKAAADAPEAAAPGARRKKVEADSEEGTSEEA; this is encoded by the coding sequence ATGGCAAGAACTACATATCAAGACTTACTGGATGCAGGTGTACACTTTGGTCACCTTACCCGTAAATGGAACCCAAAAATGGCCCCATACATTTTCATGGAGCGCAATGGTATCCACATTATAGATTTAAATAAAACTTTAACTAAAACTGAAGAAGCTGCTTCAGCAATCAAACAGATCGTTAAATCTGGTCGTAAGATTCTTTTCGTAGCTACTAAGAAACAAGCTAAAGAAATCGTTGCTGATCAAGCAAAAAAAGTAAACATGCCTTACGTAACTGAGCGTTGGTTAGGTGGTATGTTAACTAACTTTGCTACTGTTCGCAAGTCAATCAAAAAGATGGTTACCATCGATAAAATGACTAAAGACGGTACTTATTCGATTCTTTCTAAGAAAGAGCGTTTAATGATCCAACGTGAGCGTATCAAATTAGAAAGCTTATTAGGTGGTATCGCGGATTTAAACCGTTTACCAGCTGCTATCTTCTTAATTGACGTTAAAAAAGAGCACATCGCTGTTAGCGAAGCGTTGAAATTAAACATTCCAACTTTTGCAATGGTTGATACCAACTCTGATCCTTCAAACATCGATTTCCCAATTCCTGCGAATGATGATGCTACTAAATCTATCTCTTTAATTACTGATGTAATCATCAAAGCAATTGAAGAAGGTTTAGATGAGCGTAAACGTGAAAAAGACGAGGAAACTGAGAAAGAAGCTGTAGCTGCTAAAGCTGCTGCTGATGCTCCGGAAGCTGCTGCACCTGGTGCCAGAAGAAAGAAAGTTGAAGCTGATTCTGAAGAAGGTACAAGCGAAGAAGCTTAA